A single region of the Onychomys torridus chromosome 11, mOncTor1.1, whole genome shotgun sequence genome encodes:
- the LOC118592827 gene encoding olfactory receptor 6N2-like yields the protein MDHVNHTWTQTFILAGFTPTGTLRPLAFLGTLCIYLLTLAGNLFIIVLVQADSGLSTPMYFFISVLSFLELWYVSTTVPTLLHTLLHGHSPIPSAACFVQLYVFHSLGMTECYLLGVMALDRYLAICRPLHYHALMSRQVQLWLAGATWVAGFSAALVPASLTATLPYCLKEVVHYFCDLAPLMRLACVDTSWHAQVHGAVIGVATGCNFVLILGLYGGILTAVLKLPSAASRAKAFSTCSSHMTVVALFYASAFTVYVGSPQNRPEGTDKLIALVYALLTPFLNPIIYSLRNKEVKEAVRRTSDKIRSLLREA from the coding sequence ATGGACCATGTTAACCACACCTGGACCCAGACTTTCATTCTCGCTGGTTTTACTCCCACGGGCACTCTGCGACCTCTTGCCTTCCTTGGGACCCTGTGCATCTATCTCCTCACACTTGCAGGGAACTTATTCATCATTGTCCTTGTTCAAGCAGATTCAGGACTGTCCACTCCCATGTACTTCTTTATCAGTGTCCTCTCCTTCCTGGAACTCTGGTATGTCAGCACCACAGTGCCCACCTTGCTCCATACCCTGCTCCATGGACATTCACCCATCCCATCAGCTGCATGCTTTGTCCAGCTGTATGTCTTCCATTCCTTGGGCATGACTGAGTGCTACCTGTTAGGTGTCATGGCTCTGGACCGCTACCTGGCCATCTGTCGCCCACTCCACTACCATGCTCTCATGAGCAGACAGGTACAGCTGTGGCTAGCAGGAGCCACTTGGGTGGCTGGCTTCTCAGCTGCCCTGGTACCTGCCAGTCTCACTGCCACTTTACCCTATTGCTTGAAAGAGGTAGTCCATTACTTTTGTGACTTGGCACCACTAATGAGGTTGGCATGTGTGGACACAAGCTGGCATGCTCAGGTTCATGGGGCAGTGATTGGTGTGGCCACTGGGTGCAATTTTGTCCTCATCCTGGGACTTTATGGGGGTATTCTAACAGCTGTGCTGAAGCTGCCTTCAGCTGCCAGTCGTGCCAAAGCCTTCTCCACTTGTTCTTCCCACATGACCGTAGTGGCCCTGTTCTATGCTTCTGCTTTTACTGTATATGTGGGCTCGCCTCAGAACAGACCGGAGGGTACTGACAAGCTTATTGCTTTAGTGTATGCCCTTCTGACTCCGTTCCTAAACCCCATCATCTATTCCCTTCGCAACAAAGAAGTGAAAGAGGCTGTGAGAAGGACCAGCGACAAGATCAGGAGTTTGCTGAGGGAAGCCTGA
- the LOC118592829 gene encoding olfactory receptor 6N1-like: MDHVNHTWTQTFILAGFTPTGTLQHLAIFVTLCIYLLTLAGNLFIIVLVQADSGLSTPMYFFISVLSFLELWYVSTTVPTLLHTLLHGHSPISSAACFVQLYVFHSLGMTECYLLGAMALDRYLAICRPLHYHALMSRQVQLWLVGGTWVAGFSAALVPAGLTATLPYCLKEVAHYFCDLAPLMQLSCVDTSWHAQVYIVVIGMINTCNLVLILALYGVIVKAVLKLPSAASRAKAFSTCSSHVTVVTLFFGSAFIVYVGPPDIRAKGRGKLIALVYTFLTPFLNPIIYTLRNKEVKEAVKRVSQRVKALLN, from the coding sequence ATGGATCATGTTAACCACACCTGGACCCAGACTTTCATCCTTGCTGGTTTCACTCCCACTGGTACCTTACAACATCTTGCAATCTTTGTGACCCTGTGCATCTATCTCCTCACACTTGCAGGGAACTTATTCATCATTGTCCTTGTTCAAGCAGATTCAGGACTGTCCACTCCCATGTACTTCTTTATCAGTGTCCTCTCCTTCCTGGAACTCTGGTATGTCAGCACCACAGTGCCCACCTTGCTCCATACCCTGCTCCATGGACATTCACCCATCTCATCAGCTGCATGCTTTGTCCAGCTGTATGTCTTCCATTCCTTGGGCATGACTGAGTGCTACCTGTTAGGTGCCATGGCTCTGGACCGCTACCTGGCCATCTGTCGCCCACTCCACTACCATGCTCTCATGAGCAGACAGGTACAGCTATGGCTAGTTGGGGGTACATGGGTGGCTGGCTTCTCAGCTGCACTGGTGCCTGCTGGTCTCACTGCCACTTTACCCTATTGCTTGAAAGAGGTAGCCCATTACTTTTGTGACCTGGCACCACTAATGCAGTTGTCGTGTGTGGACACAAGCTGGCATGCTCAGGTTTATATTGTTGTGATTGGTATGATCAATACATGCAATCTTGTCCTCATCTTGGCCCTCTATGGAGTTATTGTGAAAGCTGTGCTGAAGCTGCCTTCAGCTGCCAGCCGTGCCAAAGCCTTTTCTACCTGTTCATCTCACGTAACTGTAGTGACATTGTTCTTTGGCTCTGCCTTCATTGTCTATGTAGGGCCACCGGACATTCGAGCTAAGGGCAGAGGCAAGCTTATCGCCTTGGTATACACTTTTCTTACCCCTTTCCTCAACCCTATTATTTATACCCTTCGCAATAAGGAAGTGAAAGAGGCCGTTAAAAGGGTCTCACAGAGGGTTAAGGCTTTGCTAAATTGA